CCAGATACTTCCTGCCGCAGCACTCCATGTGAACCACAGGTACAATAAGACTAAGCGCCCTGTGCCACCGTTTTCTCTTGATGCGCATCATGGGCATGCCGCACTCGCTGCATATGTTGCTGTTCTTGATCACAATGATACCCACAATAGTAATGAGTGATGAATATGTATAAAAAACAGATAGATAAAGAATTAATATATCTGGTTGACTATTAAACTATATTACAAAAAACGCAGCGCGTTGCATAGTTCTTCTGCAAATTAAAATGGCCCATTTTGTTGCTTATCCGGCACCTTTGTGATTTATTAAAAAAAAATAATGCACGGAATGCCCAACCGAAGTGTTTTCACAGGCACAATTTCATGTAAACAATAGGACAAACCTATGGTATTCATTGTTTTAGTACTTCTGGTTTTTGTAGGCGGGTGCACCTTTTCCTCCAGTGTGACGCCCGAGCCTCCGGGGTCGTTTCTGCTTTCCTGGCAGCAGGATCCGGCGACGACCATGACCATCGACTGGCATCCCGAAGCGGATGCCCACAGCTGGCTGGAATATCGCAAGCGGGGGGAGGATGAGTGGATCTTCGCGGAGGGCGCGTCCCTGACGATCCCCGGATCACCGCGCCGGTTGATGCGTGAAGAGCTCACAGGCCTGGAACCGCAGTCCTATTATGAATTTCGATTCTCCGGCGCCGATCCGGTATACTCGTTCCGGACCATGCCACGGCAAGCCGATCGCCCCATCCGCTTTATCGCAGGCGGAGATGTCATGCACCACCGCCAGTGGATGCAGCGTACCGCGGAAGCGGCAATGCAGGTGACCGGAGAGGAGGCCGATTTTGCCGTTCTCGGCGGTGACCTGGCCTATGCCGACGGCCTGGCGCGCAAGGCGTTTCGCTGGTTCGACTATTTCGAGGTATGGTCCGAGACCATGATTACCCCCACCGGAAGAGTGATCCCCCACATTGCGGCGATCGGCAATCACGAAGTGGTCGAACAGTTCGTGTACCGATACCCGGCGGCGGAATACGAACGGCCGGACTTTGCCCTGCGCGAGGCGCCCTATTTCTCCCGCTTTATCCCGTTTCCAGGGGCGCAGGGGTATGGGGTGCTGGATTTCGGTGAATATCTCAGCCTGTTTATTCTGGATTCCGGACACCTGAATTTTATCGAAGGCCGGCAGACGGAGTGGCTGGAGTACGAACTGTCCCGGCGCCCGGACACCCGGCACATCATTCCGGTCTATCATGTGCCCGCCTGGCCCTCTTTCCGTGATAAGGACTCCTTCCTGTCACGCACCGTCCGGGAGCAGTGGGTGCCGCGTTTTGAGGATCATGGCGTGCGGCTGGCCCTGGAGCACCACGACCATACCTTCAAACGGACCCATCCGATCAGAAATAATCAAATAGACGAAACCGGGATCTATTATGTCGGCGACGGGGCCTGGGGAGTCCGGCTCCGGCAGCCGCGTACCGATGAGGAGGGAAACCTGCCCTGGTACATTGCCAAAGCCGATTCGGTATTCAATTTTGCCGTGGTGGAGATCGACGGCGATGATCTGCGGGTGGAGATGTTTGACGAAGGCGCACGGCTGCTCGACCGGTTCGAGATCACCGGGGCCGGAAGAA
The Balneolales bacterium ANBcel1 DNA segment above includes these coding regions:
- a CDS encoding metallophosphoesterase family protein, which codes for MVFIVLVLLVFVGGCTFSSSVTPEPPGSFLLSWQQDPATTMTIDWHPEADAHSWLEYRKRGEDEWIFAEGASLTIPGSPRRLMREELTGLEPQSYYEFRFSGADPVYSFRTMPRQADRPIRFIAGGDVMHHRQWMQRTAEAAMQVTGEEADFAVLGGDLAYADGLARKAFRWFDYFEVWSETMITPTGRVIPHIAAIGNHEVVEQFVYRYPAAEYERPDFALREAPYFSRFIPFPGAQGYGVLDFGEYLSLFILDSGHLNFIEGRQTEWLEYELSRRPDTRHIIPVYHVPAWPSFRDKDSFLSRTVREQWVPRFEDHGVRLALEHHDHTFKRTHPIRNNQIDETGIYYVGDGAWGVRLRQPRTDEEGNLPWYIAKADSVFNFAVVEIDGDDLRVEMFDEGARLLDRFEITGAGRTEPVIRAERAK